Proteins encoded within one genomic window of Saccharopolyspora pogona:
- a CDS encoding AMP-binding protein, whose amino-acid sequence MDSLLQAPPQDLSWPQLLAHHAEQRPRQPFLRSTTTTVDYADACSRVESYASGMRAAGIEPGDRVALFMANSVEHVLIWLALNRVGAVNVPLNTALSGSLLARAVELVRPAAVVSDAELAPVLDEVVDAAMPFFAHQPAESPTTDENSRHRSIADLHGEGPVVPPPIDRLAPATMLFTSGSTGVPKACVLSHHYLVRQGQIHAKYLGFRSDDVLYTPFPLFHIDAATLTVGAALATGATAALGTRFSASRFWDEVRACGATVFNFMGATANILWKQPPSDRDRDHRVRLAWGVPMPACEPGWEERFGHRLVEVYGLTDAGVPAYQPLDEARQPGSCGRVVPEYHVRIADAAGNRVAAGTEGEILIRSDEPGLVMNEYFAMPEATDKAFRDGWFHTGDIGRLDEKGNLYFVTRSKEVIRRRGENIAAIDVEAGVDAHPAVRESAAVGVPSELSEDDIKVFVVRQADMPLTARDVVEHCERTLPRHMVPRYVEIVSELPKTPTEKIERSSLAARPLTSTTWDDRSRPHTAGRARHDLG is encoded by the coding sequence ATGGACTCGCTGCTTCAGGCACCTCCGCAAGACTTGAGTTGGCCGCAGCTGCTCGCCCACCACGCGGAACAGCGTCCCCGACAGCCCTTTCTGCGATCCACCACGACCACTGTGGACTACGCCGATGCCTGCAGCCGCGTCGAGTCATACGCATCCGGGATGCGCGCGGCGGGAATCGAGCCTGGCGACCGCGTGGCGCTGTTCATGGCCAACAGCGTCGAGCACGTGCTGATCTGGCTGGCTCTCAACCGCGTGGGCGCCGTCAACGTTCCGCTCAACACCGCGCTTTCCGGCAGCTTGCTTGCCCGCGCCGTGGAGCTCGTGCGGCCTGCAGCAGTGGTCTCCGACGCCGAGCTCGCCCCCGTGCTGGATGAGGTCGTCGACGCCGCGATGCCGTTCTTCGCTCACCAGCCCGCTGAATCGCCGACCACTGACGAGAACAGCCGCCATCGCAGCATCGCAGATCTGCACGGTGAGGGGCCTGTGGTGCCGCCCCCGATTGACCGGTTGGCACCGGCCACGATGCTGTTCACCTCCGGATCGACCGGCGTGCCCAAGGCTTGCGTACTCTCCCACCACTACTTGGTGCGGCAGGGTCAGATTCACGCCAAATACCTCGGCTTCCGCTCGGACGACGTGCTTTACACGCCGTTTCCCCTCTTCCACATCGATGCCGCAACGCTGACCGTGGGTGCTGCGCTCGCAACAGGCGCCACGGCTGCGCTGGGCACGAGGTTCTCCGCATCCCGGTTCTGGGACGAGGTGCGCGCCTGCGGAGCCACCGTCTTCAACTTCATGGGAGCGACGGCCAACATCCTGTGGAAACAGCCGCCGAGCGACCGGGACCGCGATCATCGGGTCCGGTTGGCATGGGGCGTGCCGATGCCGGCGTGCGAACCGGGGTGGGAGGAGCGCTTCGGTCACCGATTGGTCGAGGTCTACGGACTCACCGACGCGGGCGTTCCGGCCTACCAGCCGCTCGACGAGGCCAGGCAGCCGGGTTCATGCGGCCGGGTCGTTCCGGAATACCACGTCCGAATCGCCGACGCGGCGGGCAATCGGGTGGCGGCGGGCACGGAGGGCGAGATCCTGATCCGCTCCGACGAGCCCGGCCTGGTGATGAACGAATACTTCGCGATGCCGGAGGCCACCGATAAGGCGTTCCGCGACGGCTGGTTCCACACCGGCGATATCGGCAGGCTCGACGAAAAGGGCAACCTCTACTTCGTCACCCGGAGCAAAGAAGTCATCCGGCGGCGCGGCGAGAACATCGCCGCGATCGACGTGGAAGCGGGGGTCGACGCCCACCCCGCCGTGCGGGAGTCGGCGGCGGTGGGCGTCCCCAGCGAGCTGTCGGAGGACGACATCAAGGTCTTCGTCGTTCGCCAGGCCGACATGCCCCTCACTGCCCGGGACGTGGTCGAGCATTGCGAGCGGACGCTGCCCCGTCACATGGTGCCCCGGTACGTCGAGATCGTCTCCGAGCTGCCCAAGACCCCCACCGAGAAGATCGAACGTTCGTCTCTGGCCGCCCGTCCCCTCACCTCGACCACCTGGGACGACCGGAGCAGACCGCACACCGCAGGAAGGGCACGCCATGACCTCGGCTGA
- a CDS encoding group II intron maturase-specific domain-containing protein, with translation MVHIDEGFDFLGFHIRRQRKRGTSKHYIYTKPSKKAIQSVKDKVSMKTYRSTRHMKLDELITSLNRLLAGWANYHRYGVSKAIFSAVDNHAWHRLMRWIRRKYAGKNPLSMKELRRRFCDQGWRFAHNGVAFTGASSVAVSRYRYRGSKIPTPWTPTLTADISG, from the coding sequence GTGGTCCACATCGACGAGGGCTTCGACTTCCTCGGCTTCCACATTCGCAGGCAGCGGAAGAGGGGAACGAGCAAGCACTACATCTATACCAAGCCGTCCAAGAAGGCCATCCAGTCGGTCAAGGACAAGGTATCGATGAAGACCTACAGGTCGACCCGCCACATGAAGCTGGACGAGCTGATCACCAGCTTGAACCGGCTACTGGCGGGATGGGCAAACTACCATCGGTACGGAGTATCCAAAGCGATCTTCAGCGCGGTCGATAACCACGCGTGGCATCGGCTGATGCGCTGGATACGTCGCAAGTACGCGGGCAAGAACCCGCTATCGATGAAGGAACTCCGCCGTCGCTTCTGCGACCAGGGATGGAGATTCGCCCACAACGGGGTCGCGTTTACCGGCGCATCCAGCGTCGCAGTGTCCCGCTACCGCTACCGCGGCAGCAAGATCCCGACCCCATGGACCCCGACTCTGACAGCCGACATCAGCGGCTGA
- a CDS encoding ISAs1 family transposase: MINSARRVAGRVGVLGREMEDGLLLGSWRLRNNQTPEEGHPLSFSHGSSWASFPGSAGGDDADLAELMKLLGKVPDRRKRKGRVYSLAFILAASLIAVLAGASDFRQIADQVADLPASLLRKIGGRWCWFRGFFRVPDTSTIRRALEDVDVAKLEGLIGPWLLRHARPIPGGTLRLAIDGKVLRGSWIGDHESFTLFSAMIHCDGVTVAQVAVPPGTNEITQVTALLDGVSRGVDGRVVVTMDAAHTQRETAEYIAGERGFDYVMTVKGNQAVLKEKVFDRVLPLLRKTPHHVVVDDTHGRIRRWTTWITDAGGIDFPHARSVACVKREETTFSGELVSKERAWIITSQNTTTVTAEDLHDQVRDHWGIENKSHHVRDTTYHEDAQQIYTGTGAHILATLRNTAISMLRITGHNDIRRTTEWISRDRTRTLPLLSLQVAGRNTQ, encoded by the coding sequence GTGATCAACTCAGCTCGTAGGGTTGCCGGCCGGGTTGGCGTGCTGGGCCGGGAAATGGAGGATGGCCTCCTTCTGGGATCATGGAGATTGCGAAATAACCAAACTCCAGAAGAAGGCCATCCGTTGTCATTTTCTCATGGCTCGTCATGGGCGTCGTTTCCGGGTAGCGCCGGCGGTGACGATGCCGATCTGGCGGAACTGATGAAGTTGCTCGGCAAGGTGCCGGATCGCCGTAAGCGGAAGGGCCGCGTGTATAGTTTGGCGTTCATTCTCGCGGCGTCGTTGATCGCTGTGCTGGCGGGCGCGTCGGATTTCCGGCAGATCGCCGACCAGGTCGCCGATCTGCCGGCGTCGTTACTGCGGAAAATAGGTGGACGATGGTGCTGGTTCCGCGGCTTTTTCCGTGTCCCGGATACGTCCACGATCCGGCGCGCGCTGGAAGATGTCGATGTAGCGAAGCTGGAAGGACTGATCGGGCCGTGGCTGCTGCGTCATGCCCGGCCTATCCCGGGCGGCACGTTGCGGCTGGCTATCGACGGCAAAGTGCTGCGCGGTTCGTGGATCGGGGATCACGAGTCGTTCACGCTGTTCTCCGCGATGATCCACTGCGATGGTGTCACCGTCGCCCAAGTGGCCGTTCCTCCGGGAACCAACGAGATCACCCAGGTCACGGCCCTGCTCGACGGTGTCTCCCGCGGTGTGGACGGCCGTGTGGTGGTCACCATGGACGCCGCGCACACCCAGCGAGAGACCGCCGAATACATTGCCGGCGAACGCGGATTCGACTACGTCATGACAGTAAAGGGAAATCAAGCGGTGCTTAAGGAAAAGGTATTCGACCGCGTTCTTCCGCTCTTGCGGAAAACACCGCATCATGTCGTCGTCGATGACACCCACGGCCGGATACGCCGCTGGACTACCTGGATTACCGACGCCGGCGGAATCGATTTCCCACACGCGCGTTCCGTAGCCTGCGTCAAACGAGAAGAAACAACTTTTTCCGGAGAACTCGTCAGCAAAGAGCGCGCCTGGATCATCACCAGCCAGAACACCACCACAGTCACCGCCGAAGACCTACACGACCAAGTCCGCGACCACTGGGGAATAGAAAACAAAAGCCATCACGTCCGTGACACGACATACCACGAAGACGCACAACAAATCTATACCGGGACCGGTGCCCATATACTGGCAACATTACGGAATACCGCAATATCGATGCTTCGCATAACTGGACACAACGACATCCGCCGGACAACCGAATGGATCAGCAGGGACCGCACACGAACACTCCCCCTCCTGTCACTCCAAGTTGCAGGGCGCAACACACAGTGA
- a CDS encoding reverse transcriptase domain-containing protein: MVGTPCQTHTQKPRHHNKFQPDPPTPSRNPYTRLQKEHYETTVPTVADRVVQASLKAVLEPIFEADFKPCSYGFRPNRRAQDAIAEIHMFGTNNYHWVLEADIEACFDEISHTALIERLRARIKDKRICALVKAFLKSGVMAVSGDREETLTGTPQGGILSPLLANIALSEMDEYFDQQWQQDMGTKRQRDKRRRNGHGIWRIIRFADDFVLMVSGDRHHAEALRHEVSAVLAPMGLRLAPRAKARSLCVAPCNLE; encoded by the coding sequence ATTGTCGGTACCCCCTGCCAAACTCACACCCAGAAACCCCGGCATCACAACAAATTTCAACCCGACCCCCCCACACCATCCAGAAATCCCTACACACGTCTGCAAAAGGAGCACTATGAAACCACCGTCCCAACCGTCGCCGACCGCGTGGTTCAGGCCAGCCTGAAAGCAGTGCTCGAACCCATCTTTGAGGCGGATTTCAAGCCGTGTTCATATGGGTTCCGGCCAAACCGGCGCGCACAGGATGCGATAGCCGAGATTCACATGTTCGGCACCAATAACTATCACTGGGTGCTAGAGGCCGACATTGAAGCCTGTTTCGATGAAATATCCCACACGGCTCTAATAGAACGCCTCCGAGCAAGAATCAAGGACAAGCGCATCTGCGCACTGGTGAAGGCGTTCCTGAAATCCGGAGTCATGGCAGTATCCGGAGATCGGGAAGAAACGCTGACCGGCACCCCGCAAGGCGGGATTCTATCACCGCTGCTCGCCAATATCGCACTGTCGGAAATGGACGAATACTTCGACCAGCAATGGCAGCAGGATATGGGCACTAAACGGCAGCGGGACAAGCGCAGAAGAAATGGCCACGGAATCTGGAGAATCATCCGGTTCGCGGATGACTTCGTCCTCATGGTATCGGGCGACCGGCACCATGCCGAGGCACTGCGCCACGAGGTGTCAGCCGTGCTCGCACCCATGGGACTGCGGCTGGCACCCAGGGCAAAGGCAAGATCACTGTGTGTTGCGCCCTGCAACTTGGAGTGA
- a CDS encoding recombinase family protein — MVNGDGKITSEHRSRQAVVYLRQSSMAQVREHTESTTRQYGLVEEAVRLGWARAEVVVIDTDLGVSGRWGVVRAGFTELVGRVCSGEVGAIFGIEISRLARSNAEVARLMEFAAITKTLLIDADGNYDPGDVNDRMLLGMKSTIGEVELHVMAQRLHAAKKAAAARGELRTPLPVGLVYDEAGDVVIDPDAEVQAAIRDLFAAFEQTGSAYGVVAAFTERRFPLRAYGGVWAGQLRWGKLTHARVLGVLKNPGYAGAYVHGRYTSRRRVDPDETVHTGLVERPRAEWPVLIKDHHPGYITWEQFLLNEAKLAANRTNAGARPPREGSALCQGIITCGSCGKPMRTNYHTDSRSSYECSSRADRLTTSTCRSVASSTVDDAVVGQLLAALNPTEVALALAAADQVTDRHQRVNRAAELAVERARYDADRAERAFHSVEPENRLVARSLEARWEVKLAALAEAEQALAAATDTQPPLPGRAELEQLTADLPGLWHAPTTSNKDRKRLLRTLIADITLLPEPDHDKVAIGIRWHTGATDELRVARAVHPGTAKRSPSPAVEMVTRLGPTTPTAELADILNAAGLTTGHGRPFDIKAVQWIRHVYHIPAPAAYAEGEISVAQAAERLGCSTGVIYYWIETGQLHAHRGSGNRLCIPWNGQVQHACNRRIAASGHLNPAARRSKPRTRH; from the coding sequence ATGGTGAACGGCGACGGCAAGATCACCAGCGAACACCGCTCGCGCCAGGCGGTGGTCTATCTACGGCAGTCGTCGATGGCGCAGGTGCGGGAGCACACCGAGTCCACCACACGCCAGTACGGGCTGGTCGAGGAGGCGGTGCGGCTGGGATGGGCACGGGCCGAGGTGGTCGTGATCGACACCGATCTGGGGGTCTCGGGCCGGTGGGGCGTGGTCCGGGCCGGGTTCACCGAGCTGGTGGGCCGGGTGTGTTCCGGCGAGGTGGGAGCGATTTTCGGGATCGAGATCTCCCGGCTGGCCCGCTCGAATGCCGAGGTGGCCCGGCTGATGGAGTTCGCCGCGATCACCAAGACTCTGCTGATCGACGCCGACGGCAACTACGACCCCGGCGATGTCAACGACCGGATGCTGCTGGGCATGAAGAGCACCATCGGCGAGGTCGAGCTGCACGTGATGGCGCAGCGGCTGCACGCGGCCAAGAAAGCTGCTGCCGCCCGCGGCGAGCTGCGCACCCCGCTACCGGTCGGGTTGGTCTACGACGAGGCCGGCGACGTCGTGATCGACCCCGATGCCGAGGTCCAGGCCGCGATCCGTGACCTGTTCGCCGCGTTCGAGCAGACCGGCTCGGCCTACGGGGTGGTGGCCGCCTTCACCGAGCGGCGGTTCCCGCTGCGCGCCTACGGCGGGGTCTGGGCCGGGCAGCTGCGCTGGGGCAAGCTCACCCACGCCCGCGTGCTGGGTGTGCTGAAGAACCCCGGCTACGCCGGGGCCTACGTGCACGGCCGCTACACCTCCCGCCGCCGGGTCGACCCCGACGAAACGGTCCACACCGGACTGGTCGAGCGGCCGCGCGCCGAGTGGCCGGTGCTGATCAAAGACCACCACCCCGGCTACATCACCTGGGAGCAGTTTCTGCTCAACGAAGCAAAACTGGCGGCCAACCGCACCAACGCCGGGGCCCGCCCACCCCGCGAGGGTTCGGCGCTGTGTCAGGGCATCATCACCTGCGGGTCCTGCGGCAAGCCGATGCGCACCAACTACCACACCGACTCCAGGTCCTCCTACGAGTGTTCCTCCCGCGCGGACCGGCTCACCACCTCAACCTGCCGCTCCGTCGCATCATCCACAGTGGACGATGCGGTGGTCGGACAACTATTGGCAGCATTGAACCCCACCGAGGTCGCGCTCGCGCTCGCCGCCGCGGATCAGGTCACCGATCGGCACCAGCGGGTGAACCGGGCCGCCGAGCTCGCCGTCGAACGCGCCCGCTACGACGCCGACCGCGCCGAACGCGCATTCCACTCAGTGGAGCCGGAAAACCGGCTCGTCGCCCGCAGCCTCGAGGCCCGCTGGGAAGTCAAACTCGCCGCCCTGGCCGAGGCCGAACAGGCGCTGGCCGCCGCCACCGACACGCAGCCGCCCCTGCCTGGCCGGGCCGAGCTGGAGCAGCTGACTGCCGACCTGCCCGGGCTCTGGCACGCGCCCACCACCAGCAACAAGGATCGCAAACGGCTGCTGCGCACCCTCATCGCCGACATCACCCTGCTGCCCGAACCCGACCACGACAAGGTCGCCATCGGGATCCGCTGGCACACCGGCGCCACCGACGAACTGCGGGTGGCGCGCGCCGTTCACCCCGGTACCGCCAAACGCAGCCCCTCACCGGCAGTCGAGATGGTCACCCGGCTCGGCCCGACCACCCCCACCGCCGAGCTCGCCGACATCCTCAATGCCGCCGGACTCACCACCGGCCATGGGCGCCCGTTCGACATCAAAGCCGTCCAGTGGATCCGCCACGTCTACCACATCCCCGCCCCCGCGGCCTACGCCGAGGGCGAGATCAGCGTCGCCCAGGCCGCCGAACGGCTCGGCTGCAGCACCGGCGTCATCTACTACTGGATCGAAACCGGTCAGCTCCACGCGCACCGCGGCAGCGGCAACCGGCTCTGCATCCCCTGGAACGGCCAGGTCCAGCACGCCTGCAACCGCCGCATCGCCGCCTCCGGGCACCTCAACCCCGCCGCCCGCCGCAGCAAACCCCGAACCCGCCACTGA
- a CDS encoding DUF6788 family protein, with protein sequence MNRHKNDLSGLSTRALLARRRRLVARLGDAERLLAGSLVEQTRRCGKPDCRCAAGEPHGPYAYFAPKTAGRGRLRYVPATLVEVVRRYLHTGGEVEAAVAEISAINAELLARRELR encoded by the coding sequence ATGAATCGACACAAGAACGATCTGTCGGGCTTGTCGACGCGGGCGTTGCTGGCACGCCGGCGGAGGCTGGTGGCTCGTCTGGGGGATGCGGAGCGGTTGCTGGCCGGGTCGCTGGTGGAGCAGACCCGGCGCTGCGGCAAGCCGGACTGCCGCTGCGCGGCCGGCGAGCCGCACGGCCCGTATGCGTATTTCGCGCCGAAAACCGCTGGCCGCGGGCGGTTGCGGTATGTGCCAGCGACGCTGGTGGAGGTGGTGCGCCGCTACCTGCACACCGGCGGCGAGGTGGAGGCGGCGGTGGCCGAGATTTCGGCCATCAATGCCGAGCTGCTGGCCCGGCGGGAGCTGCGATAG
- a CDS encoding DUF5372 family protein: MGFVVVTHPFHPLRGQRLGVLYVKRRAGDTVFVCSGGVSGQITVPQAWTDRGEPPQEHRLSAAGLAALVAVTRALGVVD, encoded by the coding sequence TTGGGTTTTGTTGTTGTTACACATCCGTTTCATCCGCTGAGGGGGCAGCGGCTGGGGGTTCTCTACGTCAAGCGGCGGGCCGGGGACACGGTGTTCGTGTGTTCCGGCGGTGTCAGCGGGCAGATCACCGTCCCGCAGGCGTGGACCGATCGCGGTGAGCCGCCGCAAGAGCATCGGTTATCGGCGGCGGGTTTGGCCGCGCTGGTCGCGGTGACACGCGCGCTGGGAGTTGTTGATTGA
- a CDS encoding reverse transcriptase domain-containing protein gives MLDRALQALAKLALDPEWEARFEPNSYGFRPARSAHDAIAAIFDATCKKDKYVLDADIAGCFDNIAHEPLLAKLATFPQLRRLIKGWLTAGVMEGKALEATWRGSPQGGVISPLLALIALHGLETVITSAFGSRDRPQVVVYADDFVVLHPTRAGIEKAQHIAEQWLNGIGLRLKAAKTRITHTRLALDGPAGFEFLGFHIRRYVTKEHRPGSDGRKQPVIKTLIKPSKDSVKRHHRAMRDIVRTRKTAPHEALISALNPVIRGWSMYYRTVVAKKVFASCDYRLFSTLLHWAGRRHPKKSAGWVFAKYWRRRDQGRLEFATLDGPRLAVHADIPIKRHVKVRGHASPYDGNLVYWANRLRDHPLTTSRTAILLRRQRGKCAHCRLLFTDADTITIKQFAPPQWNGLTDLTRMRALHQHCRDNTSDQTKRVDIAEVFTPRTT, from the coding sequence ATGCTGGATCGGGCACTTCAAGCACTGGCGAAGCTGGCCCTGGACCCCGAGTGGGAAGCCAGGTTTGAGCCGAACAGCTACGGTTTCCGCCCGGCCCGTTCAGCGCATGATGCAATTGCGGCGATCTTCGATGCGACCTGTAAGAAGGACAAGTACGTCCTAGATGCAGACATCGCCGGATGCTTCGACAACATCGCGCATGAACCACTCCTGGCCAAACTCGCCACGTTCCCCCAGTTGCGTCGTCTGATCAAGGGATGGCTCACCGCCGGGGTCATGGAGGGCAAGGCTCTGGAGGCTACCTGGCGGGGCAGCCCGCAAGGTGGGGTCATTTCACCGTTGCTGGCGTTGATCGCCCTGCACGGTCTGGAAACAGTGATCACCTCAGCGTTCGGCAGCCGAGACCGACCTCAGGTCGTGGTCTATGCCGACGACTTCGTGGTCCTGCATCCAACCCGTGCGGGGATCGAGAAGGCCCAGCACATCGCGGAGCAATGGCTGAACGGGATCGGGTTGCGGCTGAAAGCGGCCAAGACCAGGATCACTCACACCCGCCTCGCTCTCGATGGGCCAGCCGGTTTCGAGTTTCTGGGTTTCCACATCCGTCGCTACGTGACCAAGGAACATCGGCCAGGTAGCGACGGGCGGAAACAGCCCGTGATCAAGACGCTCATCAAACCCAGCAAGGACTCCGTCAAGCGGCATCATCGAGCCATGCGGGACATCGTCCGAACGCGGAAGACAGCGCCGCACGAGGCGCTGATCAGCGCACTCAACCCGGTGATCCGGGGTTGGTCGATGTATTACCGCACGGTGGTCGCCAAGAAGGTCTTCGCCTCCTGTGACTACCGGTTGTTCTCGACGTTGCTGCACTGGGCCGGCCGCCGTCACCCGAAGAAGAGCGCGGGCTGGGTATTCGCGAAATACTGGCGACGACGCGATCAAGGCCGTCTGGAATTCGCCACTCTGGACGGTCCGCGGCTCGCTGTCCACGCGGACATTCCCATCAAGCGCCACGTGAAGGTGCGCGGCCACGCCAGCCCTTATGACGGGAACCTGGTCTACTGGGCCAACAGGCTGCGTGACCACCCGCTGACGACGAGCAGGACGGCGATCCTGCTTCGTCGCCAGCGAGGGAAGTGCGCACACTGCCGACTGCTGTTCACCGATGCGGACACCATCACCATAAAACAGTTCGCCCCTCCCCAATGGAACGGGCTGACTGACCTCACGAGGATGCGTGCCCTGCATCAGCACTGCCGCGACAACACCAGCGACCAGACCAAACGAGTCGACATCGCCGAGGTATTCACGCCAAGAACCACATGA
- a CDS encoding IS3 family transposase (programmed frameshift), whose product MAAARKYPVELKERAVGMVRDLERELGPGRGAIARVAQQLGVNPEALRYWLRQDDQGRRPSGERAAGSVSEADVRIAELERENRELRRANEILKAASAFFRTGTGPSTAEIAGFVDTYRSEFGVAPVCEVIGFAVSTYYATKKRQGQPSDRRSRDEELIPEIRAVWEQQGKGMYGARKVWKQLLREGVKVARCTVERLMRAEGMTGVVATRHRPRTTIPGNADTRPRDLVERDFRAPAPNQLWVTDVTYVDILDGDFCYTAFVTDAFSRAIVGWQVSDNLRTELALDALDMALWSRKEHLSKALVHHSDRGVQYTSIRYGKRLADAGIERSVGSTGDSYDNALAESVNALYKKELIARNGPWKDAAEVTLATAEWVYWYNHERLHSWCGDRPPMEFEQAFRQRRHVQPPTAA is encoded by the exons ATGGCAGCGGCGAGGAAGTACCCGGTGGAGTTGAAGGAACGCGCGGTGGGGATGGTGCGTGATCTGGAGCGGGAGCTGGGTCCGGGGCGTGGGGCGATCGCGCGGGTGGCCCAGCAGTTGGGGGTCAATCCGGAGGCGTTGCGGTACTGGTTACGTCAGGACGATCAGGGGCGGCGGCCCTCGGGCGAGCGGGCGGCGGGCTCGGTATCGGAGGCTGACGTGCGGATCGCGGAATTGGAGCGGGAGAACCGCGAGCTTCGCCGGGCGAACGAGATCCTGAAAGCGGCTTCTGCTTTTT TTCGCACGGGAACTGGACCCTCGACCGCCGAGATAGCTGGGTTCGTCGATACCTACCGTAGCGAATTCGGTGTCGCCCCGGTGTGCGAGGTGATCGGATTTGCGGTGTCGACGTATTACGCGACGAAGAAACGTCAGGGGCAGCCGTCGGATCGCCGGTCGCGGGATGAGGAACTGATCCCGGAGATCCGGGCGGTCTGGGAACAGCAGGGCAAAGGGATGTACGGGGCCCGGAAAGTGTGGAAACAGCTCTTACGCGAGGGAGTGAAGGTGGCGCGGTGCACGGTTGAGAGACTGATGCGCGCCGAAGGCATGACCGGGGTCGTGGCCACACGGCACCGGCCGCGGACGACGATCCCCGGCAATGCGGACACCAGGCCGCGTGACCTGGTGGAACGAGATTTCAGGGCGCCGGCGCCGAACCAGCTGTGGGTCACCGATGTGACCTATGTGGACATTCTCGATGGTGATTTCTGCTATACCGCTTTCGTGACGGATGCGTTTTCCCGCGCGATCGTGGGCTGGCAGGTGTCGGACAACCTGAGAACCGAGCTTGCGCTAGACGCGCTCGATATGGCATTGTGGTCCCGGAAAGAACATCTCAGTAAAGCATTGGTACATCACAGCGATCGAGGTGTTCAATACACCTCGATCCGTTACGGGAAACGGCTCGCCGACGCCGGGATCGAACGATCCGTTGGCAGTACGGGCGATTCCTACGACAATGCGCTGGCAGAGTCGGTCAACGCTCTCTACAAAAAGGAACTCATCGCCCGGAACGGCCCATGGAAAGACGCCGCCGAGGTCACCTTGGCGACCGCGGAATGGGTTTACTGGTATAATCATGAACGGTTGCACTCCTGGTGCGGCGACAGGCCACCGATGGAGTTCGAGCAAGCCTTCCGGCAACGCAGACACGTGCAGCCCCCAACAGCGGCATAG